TGCTGACCTCTTGCACTCTTCATATCAATGTCCAGAGACTCTGATGAGCTGGTATTGGAGGGTCTGATACTAGACTCAGTTAGAGGTTGTTTCGCCTCACCGTGGGCGCTTTTCATCTCAACATCTCCTGAGCTTCTTGGGATGGAAGGAGCAGTCAGATGCTCAAGCGTTGATGCATCTCCTGAAAGTTCTTGTGTTTTAGCGATTGCACTGTTTTGTGCTGAGCTTCTTGCACTTTTCATATCGACATCTTCTGTGACTGACAAGGAAGGCATTGCCACGACAGTTAAAGTCTCCACTGACGAAAGAGAATCTTTGTCTGAATTTGATTCAGAGGCTACAACCTTCTTTTCATCAACAGGGCGGGACGGAACTTTGAAGACAACTTCTTCAGGTGAACTTTTGGTTTCTGAATGTGGAATGCTCTCTTCACGATTGGCAGTTGGCAAGTTTTTGGCAGGATCAATCGATGCGGTGACTGTTTGTGCAGTAGCTCCTTTGGTTTCCTGTCTAGCTGCAGAAGTGACAGGAACTGCAGTTGATGGTTTCAAGATAGGAGCAGAGCTGGGAAATTTCTTTCCGGCAAAGAGTTTGGTTCTCTGGTACTTCAAGATCATCTTGCCAACATTCTGCCTCATCTGCTGGGCATTTAGATCATCTTGctcaaaagaaaaatcaaacacagGATAACAATTCGGCTCATCCTCCGGATCGTGATATTTGGAAAGAAAAGGATGAGCGAGGGCGTCAGTGACTGAGATTCGGTCCTCCGGGTTGAAGACTAACATCTTAGATAACAAGTCCAATCCATTATCATCAACCTTCGGGTATTTCTCTCTCAGATTGACGCATCTTCTACCACCGAAATTCCGATGGAAGAAATTGAAGATCTGATCACTGTTTGACGATCGGAGCAGTTTGTCTGGCGGCATACCGAGCACCTCGATGATGAGAGTCAACTGATGCATAGGATTTCTTCCTGGAAAGATCTGTCGACGGCCCAGCATCTCAGCAAAGATGCAACCTACTGACCACATATCTATTGCATACGAGTAGTCATCATTTGAAAACAGTAACTCTGGCGCACGATACCAACGTGTGGCAACGTATACAGTCATAAACATCTTGCGTTTGGAGTCAACATTACCTGACAGCCCCCTAGCCATTCCGAAATCTCCAATCTTCAATTCACAGTTCTCGTTCACTAAAAGGTTACTGGGTTTTAGATCACGGTGGACGACATTGGCGGAGTGGATATACTTCAGCCCTCTGAGGATCTGGTAGAGGAAATAGCGAATATGCTCCATGCTGACTGACTGCTGAGAGTGGATAATCTGATGAAGATCGCTCTCCATCAAATCAAGAACCACATACACATCCTTGAAATCATTCAATGGTTCTCTTGGCATTAGAATCTCTCGGATTCCGATAACGTTCTCATGACGGAAGTGCCGCATAATCTTCAGTTCCCGGTAGGTTCTCTTGGCTGTTGTGAGTTCCTCAAAGGCATTTGGTATTTTCTTAATGGCTACCTTCTCAGAGTTTTTCTTGTGTGCGGCTGAACAAACAACTCCATATGCACCTGTGGTAAGAAGAACAGTTTCAAAAGACTTTAAAATCTAGCATAGATAATAAAGACTGTTTTAAATTCAAGGTAAACTGGGTGTAAAAATGCCACTTGACTTGTTTCAATGCTAGTGAAAAATGACAGGATGAATTATCAAATCAAATGGAATgtgcactttttgtaaaaagtacaaTGTATGAAAATTAATTAGCAATATTTAATTCATTACCATTTTTAAGGGAACCCAAGTGctcttgaaaaaaacaacaaaataaaacaacaaaaaaacatttcaatgatatatagaagagtttgcggtaacaccatgtaatagtaatctctaaatgagttggggtggttctgaaaagaaccacttcacttcagagggagccgtttctcacacaatGATCAACCTttcccccattacttgttaccaaattgtaaggttttgtgctaattattattttgagtaattaccaatagtgtccactgcctttaataacaaattTCAAGCCAGCCCCTGCTTTTTCTCCTTCAGGGATGATTTCATAGAAGTTGTACTGACCTGTTCCAATGTTCTGGATGGCTTTGTATTCAGAGTTCTCAAGGTCAAAGTTCACATCCAGACATTTTGATTTGAACGCCATGGCATTCTTTGCTGCTGCTTGCTGCATTGTGAAGTCTATCTCTGGGTCAACAAGTCAAATCTGAAACAGGAtgaatattattaaaatattattaagacatgcttaaaaatctcattttcaAGCACATTGCTTGTCAcaataaaatgaaagaaattcAAGAAAAACGAAATGGCTCAAACAGACTGGAACCAGAAGTGCATGCTATGCAGTGAGGGTTAAAATTTTGAGACAGTTAAAACCTAATGTCAGCTAATTGAGTGCGCATCAAAAGAGGGCGATATGTTGTAAACTGAAAGTGGCTGTACCAATATCCAAACAGAACAAGGTTTACACTAGACCTTTTATTTACGGATTTTGTTTCTATTGTAAAGTATGAAGGTCCCCTTGTGTGATAACAGTGAAATCCGTAAAATTTTGACCCATTCATGGTTAATCATGCCTAGTTCATCGCAAGCCTCcactacatgtacgtatatATGTGAACCTTTTTTAGCCCTAAAAATTTGCAATCTTGCCAACAATCAAAAGACTCGCAGACTGTTGCTAAAAATAAAAGCCAAATACCCGGATCTCTAACAAAAGGGTAAAATTTCTGCGTAATCTCACAGTCTGCCATGTATACGCAAGACACACGACGCGCATATCTTGCGTTGCgtttgcgtgttaacgctgAGCAGTCAAGATTACATAAGTGTCTGTCTTGTTACACGCGAATGTACGCACggcagcagacaacactgtgaggaTACGATCAAAACGGGAATTTCTTTAACGTTGGGACtctgggagctgcattatttcacgaaaattatGGATTTGTGAGAAATATATGACGACAAAAACCCACCGTAGAAAAATAAATGCTGCCattgaatgtgaatctgttgaaattagtggctttgATTTGTTGAGTTATGAAGAAACCGGCCCTAATACATGTATGCAGGACTCTGAATCTGTAGACAGCACAGAGGGCTACCCTCtaccctactcctagaactacagtatgaggttcgttcggctatcgtctccacgaGTACCCCTACCCTAGCCTAGGCAGCCCCCTAATGCAGTTTTAGCACGTCGATGATGCAGTGAGTGATTGTGTGTGGCATGTTTGTCCATTGTCTAAGAGCTGGGTACTTTACGCAACAGTGATGTCATGAGTGCGGGGCGAATCAATTTCACTTGGTACTAAATACAGTattaccccaaaacaaaactgaaaatatcATTAATTGGGTAGAAAAAAATGCACAATATTTGTAAATTTCTTTTAATTCAAAAGAATTAagctagatacatgtacatatgtatgtaGATtgctggtcccaatttcatggctctgcttacactACAGCTGAATTCTGCGGTCCTGCTCGATTGTGCCGTCATCCCACCGTCAACTTAGTCTTGACCCAAGACGTCAGCGATCAATTTACACAATGTGCAGTACATAATAAATACACTATGCGGTATCGATCATTGACATCTTGAGCCAAGACTATTCCATATGctggaaagcgccctctgttgtccatgtTGGCCAACGGTTTTGCTGCTTAGAGATAATTTTTCACGagaaaaaactaaatttttaTACCGAAAATGATCTTTTAGCGATCACTTAACAATTCTatgcatctacatgtatggTGGATTTTAAATCtgtattggaggagttgacggcgagttgacagTGAcatgacggcaagtagtaggaaccgaattctgcgctaatACGTTCAAGCgtcgaatttctgcgctagccctgtaagcatagaatgcctagtaacttggAGTTTTACATACGTGCTGAAGCCAAATGAAATAggcatgaaatacgcttgctgtaagcacagaattccctgcttccgtaagcgccgattctgtgcttacggtaagcagaccCATCAAATTAGGCCCATTTGAACTCTTATTTCTCTTGATGTTTCTATAATActattattaaaacaacaagAGAAAGAAGAGTTTATTAACTATAAGTATTGTTTATTAATGATTAATAAATCATATTCATAAATAAAGCTAATTGAATAATTGATGTTAGGCTTAGGGCTTAGGCCTATTTGTTAATTAGGCCTATTTAATTAATTATATATTGTCATTGATAAAAACTGTTAGTTAGGAGCAAATTTAAAAACGAAAGTAACCCTTAACATTCACAATTACGGACGACTTGGTTGGtctaaaacaaaacttaaaagcAAGAAAAAGGAAATGGTCTTTTTGGCTTTGTAAACACGTAAAAATCATCCATATCATAACTGGTGAATGGGATTCAGTAATGTTAAAACACAGGATGTGCTTCGAAAACAACCACCCAGTTATCAGAGAAATgacaattttaatataaattatttCCAGTTTTTCTTTTAACATTATACAAGAATGTCATCTATCTTGAGATAAATTTACAAGAAATCTTCAGTCACACTCACGATATGATTTCCGCAGGTCTGTCCCAGTCAAAATTGGTGTTTCCATGGGGCACTTTGAAGAAAGTCCACCATTTTATACGCGCGGCTGTGAAGATCTAAAAATAGATTGAGTTATGTCGTAATCTTCTTCCACCAATGAAATGACGACATCGCCCAACCTCATGAATGATTCATGACATCTACCCAGAGTGCACTACGATTTATGTTTTATTCgctggttgtttttttatatcaaatCGATCATCATCAACAATCAACAAGTTTGTACATGTGTTCCTCCTTTTGAGTCCAGCTTGGTAAACTTTGTAATAAAAGTGCATGGTAAGTGTAAAGGTGATGATTGGAAAAAGATgataattaattgattgatttcaccatggaggtaggatcaCATTTTTGTGTTGAGATATTTGACGGGATGAGACAAGAGAGGATTTTCCCTTTCTTtggcttttgtttttgtcactTGTGACTTTGTGAAGTTTTGAACGGAATAAGTTGAAAATGttccttccttcctccatgatcatgATGTAGTGTTGTTGCGATAATCTTTCATAGACATGGGTCATCTTCGAGCCCGACAGTTACAAAGTGGGGAACACTGCAACTTGATTCCAACGAATATCTCATTTCTCCGAGTCcaaccgtcgatttcacaaaactcttcctaacttttaagactaatcttaggacataGGACGattcccaaccctgcactgtactgtagcatgcagaccttaagattaatcctaagttaggacgagttactcgtcctaaactcgagataagacaaatccagccgtcgatttcaccaagtccaaactcttcctaacttaggataaatcttagggcttaggacgggttcagttccgtatccaaatacgtaggacgcattattaaacccatcctaagttaggacgggttactcgagTTAGGaataatcctagcgtttcgtgaaatcggctgcagagtcctaactctttgtgaagttgacggcagaccatagagcaagctCTATGGATGGAGCCTCCATCTATAGACTATGGTATGGAGGCATGGCTATACGATAACCTCCATGGtttggtaggggggggggtactataaaaacaaaaaagttggaAATCTATTATCTTTCTTTAATTTTGTCCCTTCCTACAACAACAAGGCTTTTATATGTTGAGTTGTAAATCATTCATTTCATGGCTCTCTTTTGTTTTACATCTGTCTCATCACAGTCGCCATTATTACACTTTACAGCCCACCACTCTCCAGGCGACTGTGATGAGACagatgttaaaagagagccatttatagctcaacaaggtgggctagtggTGGACCAATCCATGCATgtgtgttaaaaaataaaatctagtTAATAACGGGCGAGGGTCAAAGAGATCCGTCTTCAACCTCGCCGCAGCGTTtacaaattataacaattttttcaacattTTGGTGAGGGTAGAAGCTCTCAGTCTCTGACCTCGCCACGGAGTGTACAAATTGTAACTAATAACGGGCGAGGGTCAAAGAGATCCGTCTTCAACCTCGCCGCAGCGTTtacaaattataacaattttttcaacattTTGGTGAGGGTAGAAGCTCTCAGTCTCTGACCTCGCCACGGAGTGTACAAATTGTAACTATTTTGTTGACATATTATCGGTgttcccaaaacaaaacaaagttttaacAGTGGAAGTTTACTGTTAATATGATATTGACCTGTGCGATAAGAATACGTTGGGTACATGCGACttttaaaggtgttttaaaaatatgtaaacatGTAGTATCAGACCCCTTTGTTATATAACTGTCTGAAGGATCAATGATtatgatttttgcaatttttatttaACAACAGCTGTCCTTTTCCCTCAGATACAAGAAGAGAATCCAACTTACAGCTCAAACAATGATGTGTCTTCTAAAAGTGCCGTCAGGCACTGAATCCTCATCCTCACAAAATGCAAAGTGGCGTCTGCTGCCCAGCCTTTAAGAAAAGATGACAACAACAGTTGGAAAGGAACATTGGGGAGAGAACAATGGACTCAGATTTAGTACGATTGCCAGTTAGTCGTGGCGGAATCGCAAATGAAAGCTACGATGCCACCCAATTGAGATGTGACAGCAATAACAACCGCAATGGAAGTCCGGCCATCATAGATGATCTTCTCTTGTACTCACCTTCGACCTCAAGCAGCGATAAGGATTCCCAGTTTTCACCGGAAAATTACCAAGATGAGGAGTTCTATGGAAAGTTAAAGGTCCGAAAATAAATTAACAGTCAGACTTGGTCTatcgttttgaaagggcaccaagcaaGGCATTTCCTCCTTACTAAAGGGGGCTTCAGATGGGGAAACTGAAATTTGATTGGAACTTCAtggggcaccgaggcaatgaccagagagtatcaggcctgagttaTTAAACTTCCAGTAACTACATgataactataataataatagccagtttttatatatagcgcttgtcacacccggagggcgtcccaaagcgcttcacattattacccctgttcactgggccttaattcactccttaaaccatgtTGTAGTGAGGGTGTTGTGATAATCTTAACACTCTGTGTTCCTTATCATAGGTTGTGATAATCACATCCATCCAACAACATTGAGACCTGTTCGCTACTGCTAGATTTATTGAACTCCATTCATCTTCAGTAAAGGTGTTCATTTGAACAATTCCAGTTcatgaatgaaaacaaattgtcacTTTACAGTGCAATCCACCACAACACACAAGGCTTCATCAGACCGGCGACTCATCACTCTTGGTTTTCTCCTTTAGTCAGAGATAACTATTGAGGGCGTGAAGAGCTGGTTTTAAATGTTGTGAAGTTTCATATCCTTAGTTAAAGATTCTGTGTTGTCAGATTTGACATAAACAGTTCATTGCAAATGGCTATCACATTGACCTTCAACCTTTGACCTGCTTTAGCTCAAAGCTAGCCGAGTTCTTACCACTGGCTTTTTGTCAAGACCATCACAACCCTAACCCTTGTTTGTTTCAACTGTGGGGTGTAGGTGACTTACAAATATTCTTTCAATTATTTTTCATGTAGGTCAAAGTTAGGAAAGATGGCAAAAAGCTTGTTGAGAAGAAACGGCGTCAGGATCTTCAGCAGCAGTATTCTAATTTAAGGATGATGGTGCCAGGGTTGCAGGATATTGAGGGCCGTACGCCATTCTCAAGGAATGTTATTCTCAAAAACAGTACGTTGACAGTGTTTCCTCATAAGCCTGGTGTAAACATGTACTTCCAGCGAATGCGAATGGGAAGTGAATTTTGACAACACAGGGCAGTTTTGCATTGAGTGTTTTGCAGGAATTGAACAATTTCAACCGAAAAAAACTTTGACGTTGCAAATTCcaacgtataaggaaaaccatgcaatttcgaggcatatttgttggatcaatatattctactcttaaaacatctttctaaccatatgcaatttttaacaaatggtttgaaacgcttttcatggaccaaatcgcccgatccaaggcaacgtgtcccttttagTCTTAAAATTTAAGTTCTTGGTGGACCTTAGGGACAACCCAACCATAAACCAAGGATGCCCCAGCCATCCTATGGTAAAAACGAACTCTTTTCAAcaattgtttatattatttttatataactATTGTTTCTTTGAATAAAGTTAAACAATTAGTCAGCTAATTTCTTTGCTTTGAGTTGATTTCAGATTTGACCATCAACTTTCACACTGGTgactaaaaaatgtttttcttgtctcaaaagttacaagctttctcgttcattttcatttgtttacaGCCTTTAACTACATTGAGCAGTTGAAAACCTCGGTACGTTCATCTCTGTACTTGGCCAATGAGCTGCGACGAGAACAAGAATACAGCCTGAGATTGGAGAGAGAACTTCTGATGTGGCAAAGGAGAGTTGCTGATTTGAGGTAAAACATTGGAATCCCAAGTTTACTGAAAGCTGTACACTGAATGCCCTAGTTTTGGTCTTGATGGTGATGAGTGTCCAGCTGGAATATCTTTACAGTGTTtagtaaataagggaataaaagagtagacGGCGagtttttaaacggccgtgCAGGGTGGTTGCAGTGCGATAAAGCCACGAGCTGTAAAACCGACAGGGTCGTGgacgtgtgataaaggcccgagccgaaggcaagggcttttatcacacggccaccaccctgcaaggtttttaaaggcagtggacactagtgctgggcgaatagtgaaattttgttattcggataccgctggccaactatccgaaattaaccggatattcgaatagtttttttcgccgctagagggcgctataaaaaaaatataaaacaaaaaatattaacaaaatatatttttttttgtcgctagagggcgctgttctttgtgaatgagatcttctgggcggattgatattagttttagacagtgtcactcggttcattcataaaaatgaccggatctaatttaaagatggcgatttgctttttcttttgattgtggatgactctacgtgaaggaaaacttttgtaatctttgaacaaattacgtcagaattgtcattgttttgacttttcacggaggtgagcatagttaaatacttaatttatgctgttttatgctgtcttaatagaagtttcattaggattcagacaaaacattcatgtcagttgtcgcccgacgtccgcggatattcggatattaaagaatatccggttacttggtcgtaattacagaactatccggtttataaatagctattcgctccctatgcggatatccggttaagaaaaaaaaggcattcgcggttacggataggaaaacctattcgccattaaccggatattcgaataattcccCCAGGcctagtggacactattggtaattgtcaaagactagccttcacagttggtgtacctcaacatatgcataagaaaacaaacctgtaaaaatttgagctcaatcggccattgaacttgcgagataataatgaaagaaaaaaacacacatcacacgaagttgtgtgcgtttagatggttgatttcgagaccttaaattctaaatccgaggtcttgaaattagttctttctcgaaaactaaggcacttcagagggagccgtttttcaaaatgttttaaacccTCAACTTTCCCCAATTACTCATCACCAacaaaggttctatgctaataattattttgagtaattaccaatagtgtccactgcctttaacagccgtttaagaacgagtcacgaCTCTTTTATCCCCATTCATAAAAATGCCCTTATGTTAAAAAGCGAAACAATCTCACAATTATAGACAATGTGACACTGtttcttttgcaaattttgtgaaGTTTGcgatttttcaaaaacttttgtaaaaatctTTTGTGCCCATCTGTCTGTGTTCATCGCGTGTACACACATATTAGGCGCTGTTACTAATACCTATGAATTGCGTTGCATGTAACTTTAATTGGCGTACATTAGCTTGTGCGCTCAACAAGGGAAGCCAGGCGAACTTAAACAGCTTCAGCTGTGTCTTTATCAattgtttaaacacccccacaagACGCACTCTAGCCACCAATAGGAAGTGAAAAACTGTCCAGGGTGTTTATAAATAAGGAATAATAATatagacttgtaatgcgcacatttCCAAAATTTTTGCTGCAagagaaagaaaacagacacagcaaaattagtccttgaaaacctgtgacattagataagttttgagaagagatttgaattgtgTGGTACGGCGTATCCTGGCCGAGTAATGGTCTAGGCATCAAACTCAAAACCTGATGGCCTAGTaatctgagtgtgggttcgaatcctggtcatgacacttatcAGCAAATTTGTTCTTTTATCCAGGGGCATAACGGGTCATATTAACCTCCTTAGCGCCATAAGCAGTTTGAGGTTATATGTTTACCAGGAACCTGAGGAAGTTTATGGATTAACTAAATTATATCTGATGAAGGGgataatatatataaaaatatttaatagTTGCCTTGGTCTAACGATATTTAgcatcaggttggctcagtggtttctttccctgcctttcacctctgtggaccctggttcaaatcccaccttggaccagagccttgcatgtggatcaGGTTTTCAGTCCAAACCTAATAACGTGTCTTACCCCTCTCTtggattttcctcccacatttaaAATGGAAAATTTCTTGTAGTTTCCTTTTCACAACCCTGTTATTGGCACTTGCACTGTTTGATGTAATATGAAAGAGATATGTGTGCTATGTAAGAAGCAACTATTATAATTTACCTGTGTCATATTTTGTATGagcagttaaagccattggacactttctgaacagaacaaagctcacagatttacaaataacttacagggtttacagaaggtaatagtgaaagacttcccttgaaatattattccatgaaatgctttcctttttgagaaaacattaaaacaatatttaattctcgatatcgagaattacggatttattttaaacacatgtcatgacacagcgaagcgtgcggaaacaagcgtggtttttcccattattttctctgaatccgatgaccaattgagcctaaattttcacaggtttgaattttatatagaagttgtgatacacaaagtgtgggcctttggacaaaactgtttaccaatgttgtgcgattgctttttaaagctgtgtttatttttttgtgacaaGTGGAGAACAAATCTAATAACTgactgattattattattctggTTAATTACAGAGAGAAGCGGAAATCCAACGATATGAAACCCTCTATGTCTGGACAAGGATGTATGGTTAACAGCATGGCATCTTCCTATAGTCATtcatgaaccttgaaccttgaacttTGAACCTACACAATCTACACAATCCAGCAACATCAAAATAAGGCCCGGTCAAGATGTATATGAATCTGGCATCAGCCATGGCCACATAACAGAAATGACCCATGGTCCTTTTCGCTTCAGGCAATGAAAAAATTTTACCAAAGTTTGTACTTTCTGAatgtatcaatcaatcaatcaatcaatcaatcaatcaatcaatcaatcaatcaatcaatcaatcaatcaatcaatcaatcaatcaatcaatcaatcaataaatcaataaaccaataaattaatcaatcaagcaatcaatcaatcaatcaatcaatcaatcaatcgatcaatcaatcagtccAATCAATCATCTGCCATTTATAGAGCGCTGCCTTTCTAGTTGCCTATTCTGAGGCACTTATAGTAAAGTGGCCAAAAAAACTAAGACAAAAGAGTTGACAGAATTTCATGTGGAGATGAAAAAATAATGGAATGAGCTAAAAAGCAGGTTTGAAGAGATGAGTTGAGACAAGTGTACAGAGTTGATAAGGGAGATCATTGCATAGCTTTGATGcacataaaacaaaactcaCATCACCTGATGAAGAATGTGATCTAGGTTTGTTAACTGTGGTTTGTTTTAAGATTCTTCTACTCGAAGCAAGGAGTAGTAGGtgataaacaaaatgaacaaaacttCCTTTTCAAGTATAACTGAAATAAAAGCTGCAAATTATACAAGGAAATTTCTTGTGGAATGTGTTAAACAACCACATCAACTATGCAAAATGTTGACATTCTAAGTAGAACAGATACTATCGCAAATAATAGCTTTGTAAGTTCTTCCAAAAAAACTGTTTCTTCGTTGTGGTGCTGTAAATGACAGAAGTCATTTCTTTATTGTGTGGAACTCTTCTCCACTAGTCAAGTTAATTTcgtttacaaatattttataaCTTTTCTAACTAAGATTAATTGTTAACAGATTTCACTAACATTGTTTACAATCAAAAGTCACTTTTCTATGCAAGTTCTAAAATCACAAACACATATTTTACATTTGAACATGGAATTGCAAGGTTTAAATACTTTCCCAACATTACCAAAATATTTTTGAGGAGGGGACAACAAGCAAGAGTGTCAATTGAAGTTCCAATGGTCAATTGACTGTTAACTTGGCATGTGTTTTAACCTTGCTTTCCTATTTTCTTTgaggaaataaaataataaagctATTCAACAGGGCAGCCAGGGCTCATAACATTCCAATACATTGAAAATGTACACATTGtattttaagccattggacactttcggtaaacagtattgtccaaggtccacacttagtgtatcacaacttctatataaaataacaaacctgtgaaaatttaggctcaatcggtcatcggattaGGGaggaaataacgggaaaatccacccttgtttccgcctgtttcgccgtgtcatgacatgtgtttaaaataaatccgtaattctcgatatcgagaattgatattgatctaatgttttctcaaaaagtaaagcatttcatggaataatatttcaagagaagtctttcatcattaccttctgtaaaccccgaaagttatttgtaaatctgtgatttttttttttttttctgtaccgaaagtgtccaatggctttaaaggaagtgATACACCTTTACAGATTGTTTCCAAAACCCAATAAGTACTATTTCTTTTGTATACAAGTCAGGGTTAGATAAACTAAgcattttgttaaaattgtaTTACCCTTGTATCTTGTaaagttaaaaagaaaaactctGAAGACCCACTCAtacttttttacttttgtaCTGGAGTTTTTTCACACAAGGTTTGTATGTTCTTACTTGTGTGAAAGGTTTTCTTATAACATTGTATTCTTCATTTCTGAAATAACCATGTCTTTCTTGTTGGTGTGTTCACTGGGAGATATTAAAGTTGTTTAGTATAAATAAGTTTTTCTACTTTATAGTTTAGTATTTAAATTTATTAGATAGATTTATGTGGTTGTGTTAGTAACGTAGTAT
Above is a genomic segment from Asterias amurensis chromosome 6, ASM3211899v1 containing:
- the LOC139939086 gene encoding uncharacterized protein; this encodes MQQAAAKNAMAFKSKCLDVNFDLENSEYKAIQNIGTGAYGVVCSAAHKKNSEKVAIKKIPNAFEELTTAKRTYRELKIMRHFRHENVIGIREILMPREPLNDFKDVYVVLDLMESDLHQIIHSQQSVSMEHIRYFLYQILRGLKYIHSANVVHRDLKPSNLLVNENCELKIGDFGMARGLSGNVDSKRKMFMTVYVATRWYRAPELLFSNDDYSYAIDMWSVGCIFAEMLGRRQIFPGRNPMHQLTLIIEVLGMPPDKLLRSSNSDQIFNFFHRNFGGRRCVNLREKYPKVDDNGLDLLSKMLVFNPEDRISVTDALAHPFLSKYHDPEDEPNCYPVFDFSFEQDDLNAQQMRQNVGKMILKYQRTKLFAGKKFPSSAPILKPSTAVPVTSAARQETKGATAQTVTASIDPAKNLPTANREESIPHSETKSSPEEVVFKVPSRPVDEKKVVASESNSDKDSLSSVETLTVVAMPSLSVTEDVDMKSARSSAQNSAIAKTQELSGDASTLEHLTAPSIPRSSGDVEMKSAHGEAKQPLTESSIRPSNTSSSESLDIDMKSARGQQEETGSVADSSRIAAPVEEAVSKSVEQALVYENAGQKTISDDTKKLIKAALLNSALKNKMRKDSEGEKGGGKMPITALARQREREQKRRQKLRRSQERQKKGKGKGKKNAQNDDEAKSVLLTEEDRSMLERWNKMQGKNKEQESNVDVMDAPQSNAEPSLIVTEPGKDSNTHVDSNNAASSVGVFQSAQLPQEPLSNEVTQLCKEQDAAQSGMVSKGEIQSQREMDTNSLLSQPQNTHLVSSYSGTFPSSSFSLPTSSQGQRHQQTSYKMQSLAGSGNFTVGGTTPFFSQSLACNPTQVPYTRSEGNNSNNVNTRDQPHSSAVEALSSKTSMSTSSLTTQYLSGCPPAMTSPSQASKMDNSFQQYRSRHYSDRETPSPPHNIQQSPPAYEDAMKSKYTTSYTSPTGTQTSYPYKHNTHYLSNNRQTLMTQALQPNPRTATSPPELAHVIHQLSKSAMEDSLPPILQVTPKGNGTGYGLSLDIEDWFEENSLGSPRGASKLDSGPLSASLLSDWLEVRDMNVDDMMAVQQELGLTSPFNLSDIPGLADSPKNKDRV
- the LOC139939094 gene encoding uncharacterized protein, translating into MDSDLVRLPVSRGGIANESYDATQLRCDSNNNRNGSPAIIDDLLLYSPSTSSSDKDSQFSPENYQDEEFYGKLKVKVRKDGKKLVEKKRRQDLQQQYSNLRMMVPGLQDIEGRTPFSRNVILKNTFNYIEQLKTSVRSSLYLANELRREQEYSLRLERELLMWQRRVADLREKRKSNDMKPSMSGQGCMVNSMASSYSHS